In the Octopus sinensis linkage group LG17, ASM634580v1, whole genome shotgun sequence genome, one interval contains:
- the LOC115221111 gene encoding uncharacterized protein LOC115221111 isoform X3 translates to MNCQRNVIICKGRAPRTSKLQKPRPLKRDPDVDLNNHIPSTSTNGKLCERKIILQNVLQNKANFVIQRSLSHEPLSESSSSVLKCNGPRSAGCVNSSRSVFFGDVKENKYHSLTDVLHLMNDILPEISSQEKLKCKLSRQKLLHLSTSPSSQKPPKDWMQLRLEFPDLFNLENLTYVDPTEQEYWLEQLESRKCVSLFVSSSNRRQRSRCSSEVSD, encoded by the exons ATATGCAAAGGTCGTGCTCCGCGTACTTCAAAGTTACAAAAACCAAGGCCATTGAAAAGAG ATCCAGATGTTGATTTGAATAATCATATACCATCGACGTCCACCAATGGTAAACTATGTGAG AGAAAAATTATTCTTCAAAATGTTCTGCAGAACAAGGCAAATTTTGTGATCCAAAGGAGTCTGTCTCATGAGCCCCTAAGTGAGAGCAGTTCATCAGTATTG AAGTGTAATGGGCCCAGATCAGCTGGTTGTGTCAATAGTTCCAGATCTGTTTTCTTTggagatgtaaaagaaaataaataccattctTTGACAGATGTTCTTCATTTGATGAATGATATTTTGCCCGAAATTT CTTCCCAAGAAAAACTGAAATGCAAATTGTCACGACAGAAGCTTCTTCATTTGTCGACTTCCCCTTCATCTCAGAAACCTCCCAAAGATTGGATGCAGTTACGACTAGAGTTTCCTGATTTATTTAATTTAgag aatttaaCATATGTGGACCCTACAGAGCAAGAATATTGGCTTGAGCAATTGGAATCTAGAAAGTGTGTTagtctttttgtttcttcttccaaTCGGAGACAGCGGTCCCGGTGTAGCTCAGAAGTCAGTGACTAA
- the LOC115221111 gene encoding uncharacterized protein LOC115221111 isoform X1 translates to MNCQRNVIICKGRAPRTSKLQKPRPLKRETLNGTQNGNIFCGGFYLLSPTDPDVDLNNHIPSTSTNGKLCERKIILQNVLQNKANFVIQRSLSHEPLSESSSSVLKCNGPRSAGCVNSSRSVFFGDVKENKYHSLTDVLHLMNDILPEISSQEKLKCKLSRQKLLHLSTSPSSQKPPKDWMQLRLEFPDLFNLENLTYVDPTEQEYWLEQLESRKCVSLFVSSSNRRQRSRCSSEVSD, encoded by the exons ATATGCAAAGGTCGTGCTCCGCGTACTTCAAAGTTACAAAAACCAAGGCCATTGAAAAGAG AAACCTTAAATGGTACACAAAACGGGAATATTTTCTGTGGTGGATTCTACCTCCTAAGCCCTACTG ATCCAGATGTTGATTTGAATAATCATATACCATCGACGTCCACCAATGGTAAACTATGTGAG AGAAAAATTATTCTTCAAAATGTTCTGCAGAACAAGGCAAATTTTGTGATCCAAAGGAGTCTGTCTCATGAGCCCCTAAGTGAGAGCAGTTCATCAGTATTG AAGTGTAATGGGCCCAGATCAGCTGGTTGTGTCAATAGTTCCAGATCTGTTTTCTTTggagatgtaaaagaaaataaataccattctTTGACAGATGTTCTTCATTTGATGAATGATATTTTGCCCGAAATTT CTTCCCAAGAAAAACTGAAATGCAAATTGTCACGACAGAAGCTTCTTCATTTGTCGACTTCCCCTTCATCTCAGAAACCTCCCAAAGATTGGATGCAGTTACGACTAGAGTTTCCTGATTTATTTAATTTAgag aatttaaCATATGTGGACCCTACAGAGCAAGAATATTGGCTTGAGCAATTGGAATCTAGAAAGTGTGTTagtctttttgtttcttcttccaaTCGGAGACAGCGGTCCCGGTGTAGCTCAGAAGTCAGTGACTAA
- the LOC115221111 gene encoding uncharacterized protein LOC115221111 isoform X4 yields MICKGRAPRTSKLQKPRPLKRDPDVDLNNHIPSTSTNGKLCERKIILQNVLQNKANFVIQRSLSHEPLSESSSSVLKCNGPRSAGCVNSSRSVFFGDVKENKYHSLTDVLHLMNDILPEISSQEKLKCKLSRQKLLHLSTSPSSQKPPKDWMQLRLEFPDLFNLENLTYVDPTEQEYWLEQLESRKCVSLFVSSSNRRQRSRCSSEVSD; encoded by the exons ATATGCAAAGGTCGTGCTCCGCGTACTTCAAAGTTACAAAAACCAAGGCCATTGAAAAGAG ATCCAGATGTTGATTTGAATAATCATATACCATCGACGTCCACCAATGGTAAACTATGTGAG AGAAAAATTATTCTTCAAAATGTTCTGCAGAACAAGGCAAATTTTGTGATCCAAAGGAGTCTGTCTCATGAGCCCCTAAGTGAGAGCAGTTCATCAGTATTG AAGTGTAATGGGCCCAGATCAGCTGGTTGTGTCAATAGTTCCAGATCTGTTTTCTTTggagatgtaaaagaaaataaataccattctTTGACAGATGTTCTTCATTTGATGAATGATATTTTGCCCGAAATTT CTTCCCAAGAAAAACTGAAATGCAAATTGTCACGACAGAAGCTTCTTCATTTGTCGACTTCCCCTTCATCTCAGAAACCTCCCAAAGATTGGATGCAGTTACGACTAGAGTTTCCTGATTTATTTAATTTAgag aatttaaCATATGTGGACCCTACAGAGCAAGAATATTGGCTTGAGCAATTGGAATCTAGAAAGTGTGTTagtctttttgtttcttcttccaaTCGGAGACAGCGGTCCCGGTGTAGCTCAGAAGTCAGTGACTAA
- the LOC115221111 gene encoding uncharacterized protein LOC115221111 isoform X2, translating into MICKGRAPRTSKLQKPRPLKRETLNGTQNGNIFCGGFYLLSPTDPDVDLNNHIPSTSTNGKLCERKIILQNVLQNKANFVIQRSLSHEPLSESSSSVLKCNGPRSAGCVNSSRSVFFGDVKENKYHSLTDVLHLMNDILPEISSQEKLKCKLSRQKLLHLSTSPSSQKPPKDWMQLRLEFPDLFNLENLTYVDPTEQEYWLEQLESRKCVSLFVSSSNRRQRSRCSSEVSD; encoded by the exons ATATGCAAAGGTCGTGCTCCGCGTACTTCAAAGTTACAAAAACCAAGGCCATTGAAAAGAG AAACCTTAAATGGTACACAAAACGGGAATATTTTCTGTGGTGGATTCTACCTCCTAAGCCCTACTG ATCCAGATGTTGATTTGAATAATCATATACCATCGACGTCCACCAATGGTAAACTATGTGAG AGAAAAATTATTCTTCAAAATGTTCTGCAGAACAAGGCAAATTTTGTGATCCAAAGGAGTCTGTCTCATGAGCCCCTAAGTGAGAGCAGTTCATCAGTATTG AAGTGTAATGGGCCCAGATCAGCTGGTTGTGTCAATAGTTCCAGATCTGTTTTCTTTggagatgtaaaagaaaataaataccattctTTGACAGATGTTCTTCATTTGATGAATGATATTTTGCCCGAAATTT CTTCCCAAGAAAAACTGAAATGCAAATTGTCACGACAGAAGCTTCTTCATTTGTCGACTTCCCCTTCATCTCAGAAACCTCCCAAAGATTGGATGCAGTTACGACTAGAGTTTCCTGATTTATTTAATTTAgag aatttaaCATATGTGGACCCTACAGAGCAAGAATATTGGCTTGAGCAATTGGAATCTAGAAAGTGTGTTagtctttttgtttcttcttccaaTCGGAGACAGCGGTCCCGGTGTAGCTCAGAAGTCAGTGACTAA